The genome window ATCGATGGGTTTGTTTGAGCTTCTAATTTTCAGCATCAAACAAGTCATGCCCATTTGGAAAGTGCCAGAGGCAGTTTAGCTTATTAGGCAGTATCTGAGACAGAATACCTCTGTTGCTTGCATACAGGCTCCGGTGAGAGTTTTTCTGGCGCTGCCCGCTTTTGTCTCAACTGCAATGAAAAAGTCCATGAAAAACTAGAAGAAagcctctctcactctctctcaatCATGTGTATGTAAGCATTCATGTGAAAAGGGGAAAACCAGGCGTCAAGTGCGGATGTAATGCTGATCAAGTACCTTATCAGAATGCTGATACATGTGCCTCAAAAGGATATTCTTGGCTTCATTAGTTATCACTGCAAAGGGGTTTTGATAGGTCAATTTCACGTTGTCAAACTACACGATTTCACATTGCCTAACGAATATCTAGAGTCAAAACCACGTCCAGAACAGATCAACTTCCAGTTTTCAGGATTTATTTTAAAAAGCTTAACTAACTAGAATGGACCTTCTCAAAGAGTCACAATAATACAACACGGAAAGGAAAATTAATCAACAGAAATGGGAAAAATAGGGAAATAATAGAAAAGAATAACAATCCAGAATGAAACACTAAGGAAATACAAATTCATTAATACCTTGATCAGGTGGCGGAAGAGTCCGGTTGTGAGTAGGATAGTAGGTTGCAGGTGTCATTTTCTACAGACAAAAATGGAAGCATTacttaaaaagaagaaaagaatgcaTTTGACTTTGATCACTTTACATCATAGCATAACTCATAACATCTTCtcgttttccttttttcttttggctgctaaaagaacaagaaaacaataatTAGATTGATTATATCCCTTCAGTTTTTGAAGATGCATCTACGAGTACCCTAGGGACCCATGAAAGGCTATAAATATTACTTGAGCAATGAACATTCCATCCTAATCTGGGGCCGTGACCAAAAGCAGGTCCAACAGCAAAGCAGCCAGCACCCTTCAGCTGTAATTAAATTGTTTATAATTCTATTAGCAGAATATAAGCTCAAATATATACTAGTCTGGTGGTTGGAACAGAGAGATAATTTTCATTAGATAGGCTCGTTTCACTACATCAACACTAACTCAAGCCAAACAATGGCTGATACCCACCAGAATGTATGAACGTATGACTCAGAATCATCACGAAGCAACCTTTTACCAAAAATCGTGCTTCTCTCTATAATTAGAGTATGAGATGTAAAGAGCACGTCTAATTTTCTCCGACTTACTATATTTCTATGTTTGTAACATTGTAACGTTTTCAGTGATTTCGTCCTAGTGGCCCACAATGCCAGCTCAGTTGGTTTGAAACAAATCCAAAATTCAGCTATAGCACATATCAACCATTTCCGGAAAAAGCTCAAGCACCAGAAGTTTATGTTGAAAATTAAACATGGCAGTGGACAATTCATTCCGTGTCTTTGTTCACACACACTTCATGTGCCCTAACATAGCTAACCACACGTGTTGGTCTTAGTTCCACTATACGTGAATGGCAATGATGAGAATATAGTAACCACACATCTCACAGTTTAAACTTGAATCAGGTCTCTCCACCCATTACtgattggttttggttttgggttggttTTGACAAGAACCCGCCAATCAGAAGACAAGAAAAACACCTTATATCTGACAGGTTATGGGGATATTCTCTATAGCTCGGATTCAGGAAGGCAAAACTAATTTAGGACGCTCTTTAAATGCTAGTATTTCTACCTTAACTAAGAATATTGCATAGCTATGAATTATGCTTCTGATTTCAAAATTCTTACGAACTCTATGAGAATTGAGCAATACAGTACAGTATATCGTAACTGGAACAAAGCACCAATCTTGATAATTACACTTATATAAGATCAATGCAATAACAAAGCACGAAACTTTTAGAGATCAGTGAAGTGATTAACAGAAATATCGAACGTAATTTAGAGCCAAATATTACAAATCACAAGCAACAACAGCTTATTGTTCATTGATCACAAAATCAAACATATAGCATAATTCAAGACGATGATCCAATTCCAAACAGTCGCACTATCTTAACCAAATATCATTAAGCCGATTTCAGGATTGTGAAATTCAACAAAAGTGGTAAATTTATGACCTGAAATTCTATATTTATATTAAGCTACACACACTTTACCTTTACAAATTTACAATGACATTGCTGCAACATCAATTACGATTACCATAATCTTAGAAGTAAAATCTGCACAAAAATCTCCTAGTTATaactaattacaaaaattactcCAAATTTCCTATGAAATTCAAACAGGTCCCAGAAATAAACTTGATGCAGACAGAAAAACCACAATTCCTCACCTTTAACTGAATTAAGAACTACCCAATTCAGAAAAATCAAGAACTTCAACAAAAACGAAATCTTTGCACGACTATTCAGCTTGAATAAGAAGGTGGAAAAAGGGGTTTGATTCAGAATTTCAGAAAGTGAAAACTCACAGAAGGGTTTGAAGGATCGGATGGTCGGAGCTGGCTGAAGTTGTGAGGGTTGTACGACGGCCAGTCACCGAACAAAGACCCCATCAAAAATGCACCTCAATCTAGGGACACGCGGGTTCTAGAACACGCTGGCGACGCAGAGGTGCGTCTGGTGATTGTTTGCCATGTTTATATAGGAAGGGCAGGAGGACCCTATGTCTTTTGTGTTGTGCCACCTCTTCCACCCACCGTCCTAATTTGTAAAGGAGGAATAATTCTCATTCATTGTTTATCGTCCTAAGGTGGTTAAGATTTTAAAAACTTTGGCTATGGATTTATTTGTTGGCTCAACTACTGACATAAATAGTACATTTAAACTCACATGCCCTTTACTATAGCAATGGAAAAATATTAAGTTTTGTACGACGATATAAGTTCAAATCCCATCTCATAATTATAATGGccatttggttttgattttgatCAAAGAAAGAGTAAACAGTCCAAAATCCAACAGAACTGTAGTCAATTAGTCTGGTTACAattttgaggttttttttttaattttaattttaatttttttattttatttttagtaaactGGTTATAAATCGAATCAAACCGACAtcttatatatttatttcaCTTGTATAGTTCTCTTATTGGCTAATAATTAGAGAAGGATGTCGAATTTAAAGGTTGATAGAACTTTGAAGTTATTGATTCTTGAGTTGTAACTATATTAGTTGTTGAACTTTGAAGTTTGGTGACATATTGAATATAAGGATTATTTCgcaataatgaaattttatgttGTAATTGGGCTAACAAAGTCCAAaaagatgaaaagaaaataattagtTTTGATCCAAAACCGTATGAAAGTGtcacaaaattcaaattttaagtaTGGTGAAATTCAACTTTCACCATTTCAGGTTAAGCGGATCATTTATGATGAAGTGGATGGGCTTTAAGAAAATGAATCAGAGTTCTTTGCAGAGTAGAACCATGTAGACACGCGATAGATCTTCtataaaaaaggttttttcgAATAAGCCAATTCATTTGGAACCTTGGTGATCCACTTTTttgtattcaaatttcaaagaccaATGTATATTTTCACATCGAGAATTATTTGCAGATGAAGAGATGTCAAAACATTATTTAGAGGTAGTAAAGTGAGATGTGAGTTGTGAATAAAACCCGTTCAGAAATTATGAATTATGTTCCAAAACCTTATTTGAATGCCAAACGGCCCAAACCTTTGTACCTATATTTTGACTCGCGAGTCCGAAACCCAACCCAAACAAGTTGGAAAACCCGAAACGACCTCGTATTGAGTCCCTGAGAGTTCCTCCATTAGGTTTGGAGCTTTCGCTCTGCaacttcctttttctctttaCTCCTCGACACCCGGAACAAAAACAGAGACGGGCGCAGATCGTGGCTGGTGGGTATCCGGAGTCGGAGAAGCAAAACCCTAACCATGGCGGCCGCCGAAGCCCCCCTCTGTTACGTCGGCGTCGCCAGAAAATCCGCCGCTTTCCGCCTCATGAAACAAATGGTGCTCCCCTGCCTCTCTTCAGTATAATCccaaatgcttttaaatttttttttccattttatttgggcttttatttttacttaagGTAATTACTCATTGGGGTTTTGTAAATATAGGGatgggaagaaggagaaggtCTTGGGAAAGACAAGCAGGGGATCAAAGGTTATGTCAGAGTAAAAAACAAGCAGGACAATGCTGGTTTGTCCTATCTctttctatatatacatatacgtaTATGCgtttgtgtttatatatatgttatCGTTTCAATTTTCTGCTTGTTGAGTTGCTTGTTTGAAGTAATAAATTAACTTGGAAATGgcaacttttttatttattattatttggtgAATGGAAACAGAAAATTTATAGGTCTGTGTTAATATGATTGTATTGaataggtgttggtgta of Malus sylvestris chromosome 6, drMalSylv7.2, whole genome shotgun sequence contains these proteins:
- the LOC126625019 gene encoding DET1- and DDB1-associated protein 1-like isoform X3 produces the protein MGSLFGDWPSYNPHNFSQLRPSDPSNPSKMTPATYYPTHNRTLPPPDQVITNEAKNILLRHMYQHSDKLRQKRAAPEKLSPEPVCKQQR
- the LOC126625019 gene encoding DET1- and DDB1-associated protein 1-like isoform X2, whose translation is MGSLFGDWPSYNPHNFSQLRPSDPSNPSKMTPATYYPTHNRTLPPPDQVITNEAKNILLRHMYQHSDKLRQKRAAPEKLSPEPVCKQQRLHVYIQYEHL